Proteins from a single region of Thermotoga maritima MSB8:
- the pheS gene encoding phenylalanine--tRNA ligase subunit alpha yields MEIEAVEKEAIEKLSKISNVQELESFRIEFLGKKGKITGLMKNLKNLPPEERPAYGKRVNELREKIEKLFEEKRQQIQRILEQEKMEKMRIDVTVPGARRKLGHSHPVLKVMEEIERIFVSMGFDVVEGPEIETTWHNFDALNTPEWHPARDEHDSFYITDDLLLRTHTSPVQIRTMLERKPPIAIISPGKVYRRDYDATHLPMFHQVEGLHVDRDLSVAHLKFTLEEFARRMFGEGAKVRLRPSFFPFTEPSFEVDVYLSGYGWLEILGAGMVDPNVFLNVGYDPEEWTGYAFGMGVERIAMLKYGIADIREFVRNDVRFLSSY; encoded by the coding sequence ATGGAGATAGAAGCCGTCGAAAAGGAAGCCATCGAGAAATTATCGAAGATATCGAACGTTCAGGAGCTGGAAAGTTTCAGGATAGAGTTTCTCGGAAAGAAAGGAAAAATCACTGGCTTGATGAAAAACCTCAAGAATCTCCCACCTGAAGAAAGGCCTGCCTACGGTAAAAGAGTGAACGAACTCAGAGAGAAGATAGAAAAACTCTTCGAAGAAAAGAGACAGCAAATCCAAAGGATACTCGAACAGGAAAAGATGGAAAAAATGAGAATAGACGTCACAGTACCGGGGGCAAGGAGGAAACTTGGACATTCTCACCCTGTTCTGAAGGTTATGGAAGAGATAGAGAGAATCTTTGTATCGATGGGATTCGATGTGGTGGAAGGGCCGGAGATCGAAACAACCTGGCACAACTTCGACGCACTGAACACACCGGAATGGCATCCAGCCAGGGACGAACACGATTCTTTCTACATAACGGATGATCTCCTTCTCAGAACTCACACTTCTCCCGTTCAGATCAGAACAATGCTCGAGAGAAAACCTCCCATCGCTATCATATCACCCGGAAAAGTTTACAGAAGAGACTACGATGCGACGCACCTTCCCATGTTTCACCAGGTGGAAGGGTTGCACGTAGATAGAGATCTCAGCGTGGCTCATTTGAAATTCACCCTCGAAGAGTTCGCTCGAAGAATGTTCGGCGAGGGTGCGAAGGTGCGTTTGAGGCCGAGCTTTTTCCCGTTCACGGAACCGAGTTTTGAGGTGGATGTCTATCTTTCCGGGTACGGATGGTTGGAGATTCTGGGAGCAGGCATGGTCGATCCGAACGTCTTCTTGAATGTAGGATACGATCCGGAAGAATGGACGGGTTACGCTTTTGGAATGGGAGTGGAAAGAATCGCCATGCTGAAGTACGGCATAGCAGACATAAGAGAGTTCGTCAGAAACGACGTGAGATTTCTCAGTAGCTACTGA
- the pheT gene encoding phenylalanine--tRNA ligase subunit beta, translating to MRVPESWLREFVDLDWDIEQIAERLTFSGTSVEDILRPFNVSGEIITARVIERFDHPASEKLIVCKVDTGKRIYTVITADKTVNEGDYVILALEGATLNNGLKIEPREFKGVISEGMLCSLEELGLEEKSDRVYRFPDPVELGVNVVEEYGLNERVLDIEITPNRPDCLSIIGVARELSALSGRPLNKPQPDVSFVDEDVQFDVEIEDVEGCPRYSARIMKGVTVKDSPLWMKARLVAAGVRSLNNVVDATNYVMIELGHPVHAFDLNRLKNKRIVVKSAKGGERVLLLDEKEYELKGGEVLITDGENVLALGGIMGGMESGVYDDTRDLVLEVAYFDPVRIRKAAKALGISSESSYRFERGVDPNDVELVSLRLAELIQKLAGGYVLRKFWDVYPRKIEPKKVMLRKARIEKILGTKVEEPGDILRRLEFQVEDRGDSYEVLVPTFRPDVEREIDLIEEIGRIYGYEKVESKVISVPAVNRGWGEKQLFRREISQFMKGMGFDEVVTFSFVDSQKVKKWPLVDREPIALSNPIASDMDVMRTSQFYSLIQVLAENFKRQNRDLKLFEIGKIYFKENGNFREIETLSAMSCGLENPGDYTDKRSVSFYTIKGVLDELFFRLGVNVVYRAAEIPGLFPTRSARIYVENREIGFIGMVDPKLLDEYDVKEDTYFFEIDMELLRKYASKRPAYRPTPRFPAVRRDISFLLPKGFESVKIIELFKKSGGDLVEEVGVFDIYEGKGIPENMVSVTLYVVFRHPERTLTDEEVNKIFEEMVQKAEREFGIRRRF from the coding sequence GTGAGAGTTCCCGAGTCTTGGCTCAGAGAATTCGTAGATCTCGACTGGGATATCGAGCAAATAGCGGAAAGACTCACTTTTTCTGGCACGAGTGTGGAGGATATTCTGAGACCTTTCAACGTTTCCGGAGAGATAATCACAGCGAGGGTGATAGAAAGGTTCGATCATCCGGCTTCAGAAAAGCTCATCGTGTGCAAGGTGGACACCGGAAAGAGAATCTACACGGTCATCACAGCCGATAAAACCGTGAACGAAGGAGACTACGTCATACTGGCTCTCGAAGGAGCTACCTTGAACAACGGTCTCAAGATAGAGCCTCGTGAGTTCAAAGGGGTTATCTCGGAGGGTATGCTTTGCTCACTTGAAGAATTGGGACTTGAGGAAAAATCCGACAGAGTTTATCGTTTCCCTGATCCCGTGGAGCTCGGTGTGAACGTGGTAGAGGAATATGGACTCAACGAAAGAGTCCTGGACATAGAGATAACTCCAAACAGGCCTGATTGTCTTTCGATTATTGGTGTTGCGAGAGAGCTTTCTGCCCTCAGCGGAAGGCCTTTGAATAAGCCTCAACCCGATGTTTCTTTTGTGGATGAAGATGTTCAGTTCGATGTGGAGATAGAAGACGTGGAGGGTTGTCCCAGATACTCTGCTCGAATAATGAAAGGTGTTACCGTGAAAGATTCACCGCTCTGGATGAAGGCGAGGCTCGTAGCGGCAGGGGTTCGTTCTCTGAACAACGTGGTCGACGCCACGAACTACGTGATGATCGAGCTGGGACATCCCGTTCATGCGTTCGACCTGAACAGGCTCAAAAATAAAAGAATCGTTGTGAAATCTGCAAAGGGTGGAGAAAGAGTCCTGCTACTCGATGAAAAGGAGTACGAACTGAAGGGTGGAGAGGTCTTGATAACAGACGGTGAGAACGTCCTCGCACTTGGCGGAATCATGGGAGGAATGGAATCTGGTGTGTACGATGACACCAGAGATCTGGTGCTGGAAGTGGCTTACTTCGATCCTGTGAGGATAAGAAAGGCAGCCAAAGCGCTTGGAATCAGCTCTGAGTCTTCTTACAGGTTCGAACGTGGTGTGGATCCAAACGATGTGGAGCTCGTATCTTTGAGGCTCGCAGAATTGATTCAAAAGCTGGCCGGCGGTTATGTTCTCAGGAAATTCTGGGATGTTTATCCTCGAAAGATAGAGCCCAAAAAGGTGATGCTCAGAAAAGCCAGGATCGAAAAGATACTGGGAACGAAAGTTGAAGAGCCGGGTGATATTCTCAGACGACTTGAATTCCAGGTGGAAGACAGAGGAGACAGTTACGAAGTCCTTGTTCCCACTTTCAGGCCGGACGTTGAAAGGGAGATAGACCTCATAGAAGAGATAGGAAGGATTTACGGGTACGAGAAAGTCGAGTCGAAAGTGATAAGCGTTCCCGCAGTAAACCGCGGCTGGGGCGAGAAACAGCTCTTCAGAAGGGAAATTTCTCAATTCATGAAAGGAATGGGATTCGATGAAGTGGTGACCTTCTCCTTTGTGGACTCCCAGAAGGTTAAAAAGTGGCCTCTGGTGGACAGAGAACCCATAGCTCTCTCCAACCCAATCGCTTCAGATATGGACGTGATGAGGACGTCACAGTTTTACAGCCTGATACAAGTGCTCGCTGAAAATTTCAAGAGGCAGAACAGAGATCTGAAGCTCTTCGAGATTGGAAAGATTTACTTCAAGGAGAATGGAAACTTCAGGGAGATAGAGACACTCTCTGCCATGAGCTGTGGACTGGAAAATCCGGGAGACTACACCGATAAAAGAAGCGTGTCCTTCTACACGATCAAGGGAGTTCTCGATGAGCTCTTCTTCAGGCTCGGAGTGAACGTCGTATACAGAGCCGCGGAGATACCTGGATTGTTCCCAACCAGATCCGCTCGTATCTACGTGGAAAACAGGGAGATCGGTTTCATTGGAATGGTCGATCCAAAGCTCCTCGATGAGTACGATGTGAAGGAGGATACTTACTTCTTCGAGATAGATATGGAACTTCTGAGAAAATACGCATCGAAGAGACCCGCTTACAGGCCCACACCGAGATTTCCCGCTGTGAGAAGAGATATCTCCTTCCTGCTCCCGAAAGGATTTGAGTCTGTGAAGATCATCGAACTTTTCAAAAAGAGCGGAGGAGATCTGGTGGAGGAAGTGGGAGTGTTCGATATCTATGAAGGTAAAGGGATCCCGGAAAATATGGTGAGCGTTACCTTATATGTGGTGTTCAGACATCCAGAAAGAACCCTGACCGATGAAGAGGTGAATAAAATCTTCGAAGAGATGGTGCAGAAAGCAGAACGAGAATTTGGAATAAGAAGGAGATTCTGA
- a CDS encoding TetR/AcrR family transcriptional regulator: protein MSSETRRKILEAARKAFSKYGYDGVSMEEIAREAGVKKALIYYYFPSKDKLFEEVWREALEELESHLFAVTEETNSYFAKIKKFLKSYVDFVLNKTVLNEIIEKEKSTVRFEEEKWSKLRERYESFIKRVEELIEEGKKQNYVYKDLDSRAAAELIVNSFGDVPKDKRLLQNIQEMILRGLLNVKTEEGR from the coding sequence TTGAGCTCCGAAACAAGGAGGAAAATCCTCGAAGCGGCGAGGAAGGCATTCTCAAAATACGGCTACGATGGAGTAAGTATGGAAGAAATCGCACGTGAGGCCGGTGTGAAGAAGGCCCTCATCTACTACTATTTTCCGAGCAAAGACAAACTCTTCGAAGAAGTCTGGAGAGAAGCACTCGAGGAGCTGGAGAGCCATCTTTTCGCCGTCACCGAAGAGACGAATTCTTACTTTGCGAAGATAAAGAAGTTTCTGAAGTCCTACGTTGATTTTGTCCTGAATAAAACCGTTTTGAACGAAATCATCGAGAAAGAAAAATCGACCGTCAGATTCGAAGAAGAAAAATGGTCGAAACTCAGAGAACGTTATGAAAGCTTCATAAAGCGAGTCGAAGAACTCATAGAAGAAGGGAAGAAACAAAACTACGTTTACAAAGATCTCGATTCCCGGGCCGCTGCGGAACTGATAGTCAATTCGTTCGGAGACGTTCCAAAGGATAAGAGACTGCTTCAAAACATCCAGGAAATGATACTCAGAGGACTGCTCAATGTGAAAACAGAAGAGGGGCGTTAG
- a CDS encoding radical SAM protein: MAVGGIKGMIYRQAGKLVGSFVRNAEVETLGKIFGTLSMFTKEPAKSGLRKLADLAKERHPMVMSWVNVFKKASPRCVEGVINNLIINEFALGEPIRQEKMHEYKTVLPKLLVLSPTYACNLNCVGCYAGLYGRKYELSHDEVRDILKQANDLGIYFFIITGGEPFFWPHLMDIFEEFKDSYFLVYSNGTLIKEETAKKLAELGNVTVSISVEGFETDTDWRRGRGIFKRVLEAWERLRRHGVIFGASVTATRMNHDTIMKDEFWDFLEEQGVSYVWVYQFMPVGMNPTMDLVPTPQQRYERFHKLEQLRLSGRFAFVADFWNHGFLTNGCLAAGAKYLHINAKGYVEPCVFQQFAVDSIREKKLIDILRSPFFEAYKRMIPYSDNLFRPCPIIDNPKVFRAMVRAFNAKPQHEGSERVITDLAPELDKLAAEWKKYADKLWYEEGYSEIYPANRGVYSYEVRMRRYADKEKLLAVDKRYRD; encoded by the coding sequence ATGGCAGTAGGTGGAATCAAAGGAATGATCTATCGTCAGGCGGGAAAACTCGTTGGCTCATTTGTCAGAAACGCTGAAGTGGAAACTCTTGGAAAAATCTTCGGTACCCTGAGTATGTTCACGAAGGAGCCCGCGAAGAGCGGCCTTCGAAAACTGGCTGACCTCGCAAAAGAAAGACATCCCATGGTGATGTCATGGGTGAACGTTTTCAAAAAAGCAAGTCCAAGGTGTGTTGAAGGGGTTATAAACAACCTGATCATCAACGAGTTCGCTCTCGGAGAACCTATCAGGCAGGAAAAGATGCACGAGTACAAAACGGTGCTCCCAAAACTCCTCGTTCTGAGCCCCACATACGCTTGTAATCTGAACTGTGTTGGGTGCTATGCGGGACTTTACGGTAGAAAATACGAGCTCTCCCACGATGAAGTCAGAGACATCTTGAAACAGGCCAACGACCTGGGAATATACTTCTTCATCATCACCGGTGGTGAGCCCTTCTTCTGGCCTCACCTGATGGACATATTCGAAGAGTTCAAAGACAGCTACTTCCTCGTTTACAGCAACGGAACTCTGATAAAAGAAGAAACCGCTAAGAAACTCGCAGAACTTGGAAATGTGACGGTCTCCATATCTGTGGAAGGATTTGAAACCGACACAGACTGGAGAAGAGGAAGGGGAATATTCAAGAGAGTCCTCGAAGCCTGGGAAAGGCTCAGAAGACATGGTGTGATCTTCGGAGCTTCTGTGACGGCAACACGAATGAACCACGATACCATAATGAAAGATGAATTCTGGGACTTTCTCGAAGAACAGGGAGTTTCTTACGTGTGGGTTTACCAGTTCATGCCCGTGGGAATGAATCCAACGATGGACCTCGTTCCCACACCACAGCAGAGATACGAAAGATTCCACAAACTCGAACAGCTCAGACTCAGCGGAAGATTCGCTTTCGTTGCCGACTTCTGGAACCACGGGTTCCTCACCAATGGCTGTCTCGCAGCAGGTGCCAAGTACCTCCACATAAACGCGAAAGGCTATGTAGAACCCTGTGTCTTCCAGCAGTTCGCGGTGGACAGCATTCGTGAGAAAAAACTCATCGACATCTTGAGATCACCGTTCTTCGAAGCCTACAAGAGGATGATCCCTTACAGCGACAATCTCTTCAGACCGTGTCCGATAATTGACAACCCGAAAGTCTTCAGAGCCATGGTGAGAGCCTTCAACGCAAAACCACAGCACGAGGGATCCGAAAGGGTCATCACAGATCTCGCGCCCGAACTGGACAAACTCGCAGCCGAATGGAAGAAATACGCAGACAAACTCTGGTACGAAGAAGGTTACTCCGAGATCTATCCTGCCAACAGAGGAGTTTACAGCTACGAAGTGAGAATGAGGAGGTACGCAGACAAAGAAAAACTCCTCGCAGTGGATAAACGCTACAGGGACTGA
- a CDS encoding radical SAM/SPASM domain-containing protein, whose product MRNPPFIVEYELTLRCNFRCKHCYCEAGKPHLEELSFEEIKELILDMKELGTWALDIVGGEPLLHPQILDILAFGKEVGQRLMINTNGSLATKEMVQKIKKANPDVLIGVSLEGPDPETNDFVRGTGNFKRAVQGIKNFVDEGFQVTILNVINKRNWRKFEDMVKLALELGVNALYVDRFIPVGRGMIHARELDMNPEEWRVAIKHVLGVIENYKNHLTFYVEESISGKPCSAGITHASVLADGTVVPCGHFRYRKEFYMGNVREKKFSEIWHEYTPIPSPASCQQCPILNECGGGCKAYYLLREHEKDEAICFLNKERYNIK is encoded by the coding sequence ATGCGAAACCCACCTTTTATTGTGGAATACGAACTGACACTGCGATGCAACTTCAGATGTAAACACTGCTACTGCGAGGCCGGAAAACCCCATCTTGAAGAGCTGAGTTTCGAAGAAATAAAGGAACTGATACTCGATATGAAAGAATTGGGCACCTGGGCTCTCGATATTGTGGGTGGCGAACCTCTTCTTCACCCTCAAATACTGGATATTCTTGCCTTCGGAAAAGAGGTCGGACAGCGTCTCATGATCAACACCAACGGTTCGCTCGCCACCAAGGAAATGGTACAGAAAATAAAGAAGGCCAATCCCGACGTGCTTATTGGAGTTTCCCTTGAAGGACCAGATCCTGAGACCAACGACTTTGTGAGAGGAACCGGAAACTTCAAAAGAGCAGTTCAAGGCATCAAAAACTTCGTGGATGAAGGGTTTCAGGTCACCATTTTGAACGTGATAAACAAGAGAAACTGGAGAAAGTTCGAAGATATGGTAAAACTCGCACTGGAATTGGGAGTTAATGCTTTGTATGTGGATAGGTTCATACCGGTTGGAAGGGGCATGATCCATGCAAGAGAACTGGATATGAATCCCGAGGAGTGGAGAGTGGCTATAAAACACGTCCTTGGAGTGATAGAAAATTACAAAAACCATTTGACATTTTACGTGGAAGAATCTATATCAGGAAAGCCGTGTTCCGCAGGAATCACACATGCATCGGTTCTGGCCGATGGCACAGTCGTCCCCTGTGGGCACTTCAGATACAGAAAGGAATTCTACATGGGGAACGTTAGAGAAAAGAAATTCTCGGAAATCTGGCACGAATACACTCCCATTCCTTCCCCGGCTTCCTGCCAGCAGTGTCCCATCCTGAACGAATGCGGTGGAGGTTGCAAGGCTTACTACTTGCTGAGAGAGCACGAAAAAGACGAAGCTATTTGTTTCCTGAACAAAGAACGGTACAACATAAAGTAA
- a CDS encoding ATP-binding cassette domain-containing protein, protein MLENITLSFVEGMNVLYGPRGSGKSSLLRSIVKLNTEIFNEISRSGSVYLFDQNVEDLDDIYVRKNALYLDTSFIDAMNQYTFDEFLKLALKRKISLENFSEKLDDLGILRMLIRGQKTPLSVFSPAEKISLLLFILEQKKPRVILMDCLLDHLDDENLEKIMDMFLKMKEERTFVISTRILQRFLYIADLLVILNNGRINYTGSPKDFVLRM, encoded by the coding sequence GTGCTTGAGAATATTACTCTTTCCTTTGTTGAAGGAATGAACGTCCTTTACGGTCCAAGAGGATCTGGGAAATCTTCCCTCCTCAGATCAATTGTCAAGTTGAACACCGAAATATTCAATGAGATTTCCAGAAGCGGTTCCGTCTATTTGTTCGATCAAAACGTTGAGGATCTTGATGACATTTACGTTAGAAAAAACGCTCTGTATCTCGATACGAGCTTCATCGATGCGATGAACCAATACACATTCGATGAATTTCTTAAACTCGCTCTGAAAAGAAAGATTTCTCTGGAGAATTTTTCCGAGAAACTCGATGATCTTGGAATACTGAGAATGCTTATTCGCGGTCAAAAGACCCCCCTTTCTGTGTTTTCGCCTGCCGAAAAGATCTCCCTCCTTCTTTTCATTCTCGAGCAGAAAAAGCCTCGCGTTATTTTAATGGACTGTCTGCTGGATCACCTGGACGATGAAAATCTGGAGAAGATAATGGACATGTTCCTCAAGATGAAGGAAGAACGAACTTTTGTCATATCCACCCGCATTCTTCAGAGGTTTCTCTACATCGCCGATTTGTTGGTGATACTGAATAATGGTAGAATCAATTATACGGGGAGTCCAAAGGATTTTGTTTTGAGAATGTGA
- a CDS encoding 1-phosphofructokinase family hexose kinase codes for MVLTVTLNPALDREIFIEDFQVNRLYRINDLSKTQMSPGGKGINVSIALSKLGVPSVATGFVGGYMGKILVEELRKISKLITTNFVYVEGETRENIEIIDEKNKTITAINFPGPDVTDMDVNHFLRRYKMTLSKVDCVVISGSIPPGVNEGICNELVRLARERGVFVFVEQTPRLLERIYEGPEFPNVVKPDLRGNHASFLGVDLKTFDDYVKLAEKLAEKSQVSVVSYEVKNDIVATREGVWLIRSKEEIDTSHLLGAGDAYVAGMVYYFIKHGANFLEMAKFGFASALAATRRKEKYMPDLEAIKKEYDHFTVERVK; via the coding sequence ATGGTCCTGACGGTGACCCTCAATCCCGCTTTAGACAGGGAAATTTTCATAGAAGATTTCCAGGTGAACAGGCTGTACAGGATAAATGATCTTTCTAAAACTCAAATGTCCCCAGGTGGAAAGGGTATAAACGTTTCTATAGCTCTTTCCAAATTGGGAGTGCCGTCAGTCGCCACCGGATTCGTGGGTGGGTACATGGGAAAGATTCTTGTGGAAGAATTGAGAAAAATTTCAAAGCTGATCACAACGAATTTTGTTTACGTGGAGGGAGAAACGAGGGAAAACATCGAAATAATCGATGAAAAGAATAAAACAATAACCGCTATCAATTTTCCCGGTCCGGATGTTACGGATATGGATGTGAATCACTTTCTGAGAAGATACAAGATGACGCTTTCGAAAGTCGATTGCGTTGTTATATCGGGGAGTATTCCACCGGGAGTAAACGAGGGAATATGCAACGAACTGGTGAGACTCGCGCGTGAAAGAGGAGTCTTTGTCTTTGTCGAACAGACTCCCAGATTGCTTGAAAGAATTTATGAGGGGCCAGAATTTCCCAACGTCGTGAAACCAGATTTGAGAGGTAATCATGCTTCTTTTCTTGGTGTTGATTTGAAAACCTTTGACGATTACGTGAAACTCGCCGAAAAGCTCGCCGAAAAATCGCAGGTTTCCGTGGTGTCATACGAAGTGAAGAACGATATTGTTGCAACAAGAGAAGGGGTCTGGCTTATAAGATCCAAAGAAGAAATAGACACATCACATCTTCTGGGTGCGGGAGACGCGTATGTAGCTGGTATGGTCTATTACTTCATTAAACACGGAGCCAACTTCCTCGAAATGGCAAAATTTGGTTTTGCCTCCGCACTGGCTGCCACTAGAAGAAAGGAAAAATACATGCCCGACCTTGAGGCGATAAAGAAGGAATACGATCACTTCACCGTAGAGAGGGTGAAGTAA
- a CDS encoding CBS domain-containing protein, whose product MRVKDAVIYDISAVFEDETVETVIKLLSRQNLSGVPVVDHDMRVVGFVSESDLIKALVPSYFSLLRSASFIPDTNQLIRNVVKIKDRPVSEFMNKPPVVVKEDDPLIVAADYLIRHGFKSLPVVDEAMQLVGIVRRIDILRVVSEGKLEI is encoded by the coding sequence ATGAGGGTAAAGGATGCCGTCATCTATGATATTTCCGCTGTTTTTGAAGATGAAACGGTTGAAACGGTGATAAAGCTCCTCTCCAGGCAGAATCTTTCTGGAGTTCCCGTTGTTGACCATGATATGAGGGTGGTTGGCTTTGTCAGTGAAAGCGACCTCATAAAGGCTCTTGTACCCAGTTATTTCTCGCTTTTGAGATCTGCTTCGTTCATTCCAGACACCAACCAGCTGATAAGAAACGTAGTCAAAATAAAGGACAGACCCGTATCTGAATTTATGAACAAGCCTCCCGTTGTTGTGAAAGAAGACGATCCGCTCATTGTAGCAGCTGATTATCTCATAAGACACGGCTTTAAATCGCTTCCTGTTGTTGACGAAGCTATGCAGCTCGTTGGTATAGTGAGAAGAATAGATATTCTGAGGGTAGTTTCGGAGGGGAAGCTGGAAATATGA
- the mtaB gene encoding tRNA (N(6)-L-threonylcarbamoyladenosine(37)-C(2))-methylthiotransferase MtaB, with protein MKTVRIETFGCKVNQYESEYMAEQLEKAGYVVLPDGNAAYYIVNSCAVTKEVEKKVKRLIKSIRNRNKNAKIILTGCFAQLSPDEAKNLPVDMVLGIDEKKHIVDHINSLNGKQQVVVSEPGRPVYEKVKGSFEDRTRSYIKVEDGCDNTCTYCAIRLARGTRIRSKPLEIFKEEFAEMVMKGYKEIVITGVNLGKYGKDMGSSLAELLKVIEKVPGDYRVRLSSINVEDVNDEIVKAFKRNPRLCPHLHISVQSGSDDVLKRMGRKYKISDFMRVVDKLRSIDPDFSITTDIIVGFPGETDADFQRTLELVEKVEFSRVHIFRFSPRPGTPASRMEGGVPESKKKERLDVLKEKAKDVSIRYRKRIIGKERKVLAEWYVMKGVLSGYDEYYVKHEFVGNRVGEFHSVRVKSLSEEGVISCRADMVEGKVPARG; from the coding sequence ATGAAAACTGTCAGGATAGAGACCTTCGGCTGTAAGGTGAATCAGTACGAAAGTGAATACATGGCTGAACAGTTAGAAAAAGCCGGGTACGTGGTTTTACCCGACGGGAATGCTGCTTACTATATAGTGAACTCGTGTGCCGTTACCAAGGAAGTCGAGAAGAAAGTGAAGAGATTGATAAAGAGTATCAGAAACAGGAACAAGAACGCAAAAATCATCCTCACCGGTTGTTTTGCCCAGCTTTCTCCGGATGAGGCAAAGAATCTTCCGGTGGACATGGTTCTGGGAATCGATGAGAAGAAACACATAGTGGATCATATTAACTCCTTGAATGGCAAACAACAGGTTGTTGTATCTGAACCCGGCCGGCCCGTTTACGAGAAAGTGAAAGGAAGTTTCGAAGACAGAACCCGTTCTTACATAAAGGTTGAAGACGGGTGTGACAACACCTGCACCTACTGTGCTATCAGGTTGGCCCGTGGCACAAGAATCAGAAGTAAGCCGCTCGAAATATTCAAAGAGGAATTCGCGGAAATGGTAATGAAAGGTTACAAAGAGATCGTGATAACCGGGGTCAATCTTGGAAAATATGGAAAGGACATGGGTTCTTCACTTGCTGAACTTCTAAAGGTCATCGAGAAAGTTCCTGGGGATTATCGAGTGCGTCTCAGCTCCATAAATGTGGAAGACGTGAACGACGAAATTGTGAAGGCTTTCAAGAGAAACCCCAGACTGTGTCCGCATCTTCATATTTCGGTTCAGAGCGGATCCGATGATGTGTTGAAAAGGATGGGAAGAAAATACAAAATCTCTGATTTCATGCGTGTTGTTGACAAATTGAGAAGTATCGATCCAGATTTTTCAATAACAACGGACATAATCGTTGGTTTCCCTGGAGAAACGGATGCCGACTTCCAGAGAACTCTTGAACTGGTGGAGAAAGTGGAGTTCAGCAGAGTACACATTTTCCGATTCTCACCACGCCCCGGAACTCCAGCGAGCAGAATGGAAGGCGGTGTTCCCGAATCGAAGAAGAAAGAGCGTCTGGATGTTTTAAAAGAGAAAGCGAAAGATGTTTCTATCAGGTACAGGAAGAGAATCATTGGGAAAGAAAGAAAAGTACTCGCTGAGTGGTACGTTATGAAAGGTGTTCTTTCTGGCTATGACGAGTACTACGTGAAGCACGAGTTTGTAGGAAATAGAGTGGGAGAATTTCATAGTGTGAGGGTGAAATCCCTTTCAGAAGAGGGAGTGATTTCCTGTCGTGCTGATATGGTGGAGGGGAAAGTTCCGGCGCGCGGATGA
- a CDS encoding aminotransferase class IV encodes MLIWWRGKFRRADEISLDFSLFEKSLQGAVYETLRTYSRAPFAAYKHYTRLKRSADFFNLPLSLSFDEFTKVLKAGADEFKQEVRIKVYLFPDSGEVLFVFSPLNIPDLETGVEVKISNVRRIPDLSTPPALKITGRTDIVLARREIVDCYDVILLGLNGQVCEGSFSNVFLVKEGKLITPSLDSGILDGITRENVIKLAKSLEIPVEERVVWVWELFEADEMFLTHTSAGVVPVRRLNEHSFFEEEPGPVTATLMENFEPFVLNLEENWVGI; translated from the coding sequence GTGCTGATATGGTGGAGGGGAAAGTTCCGGCGCGCGGATGAAATTTCACTGGATTTCTCTCTGTTTGAAAAGTCGCTCCAGGGAGCGGTGTATGAAACTCTGAGAACTTACAGTAGGGCCCCGTTTGCGGCTTACAAACATTACACTAGGCTGAAAAGATCTGCCGATTTCTTTAATCTTCCTCTTTCTCTGAGCTTCGATGAATTCACAAAGGTGCTGAAGGCGGGAGCTGATGAGTTCAAACAAGAAGTGAGAATCAAAGTCTATCTTTTCCCTGATTCCGGGGAGGTTCTCTTTGTGTTCTCACCGCTCAATATACCAGACCTGGAGACAGGAGTCGAGGTGAAAATATCGAACGTTCGAAGGATACCGGATCTTTCTACTCCACCAGCTCTAAAAATAACTGGACGCACCGACATAGTGCTTGCAAGAAGGGAAATAGTGGACTGCTACGATGTGATTTTGCTCGGTTTGAACGGGCAGGTCTGTGAGGGAAGTTTCAGCAATGTGTTTCTGGTGAAAGAAGGCAAATTGATTACACCATCGCTTGACAGCGGTATTCTGGATGGCATCACACGGGAAAACGTTATAAAGCTCGCAAAAAGTCTCGAGATACCTGTTGAAGAAAGAGTAGTGTGGGTGTGGGAACTGTTCGAAGCGGATGAAATGTTTCTCACACACACAAGTGCGGGAGTGGTTCCTGTCAGAAGGTTGAACGAGCACTCGTTTTTCGAGGAAGAGCCAGGACCTGTGACAGCGACTTTGATGGAAAACTTTGAGCCTTTTGTCTTAAATCTGGAGGAAAACTGGGTGGGAATATGA